The genomic segment GACGGCTGATCAGCGCCTGAACGACCGCGACGACACGGTGTCCAGCACGACCTTGGGCAGGTGGGAGGCCAGCTTGCCCAGCGCCGACTTGCCGCCGGGCCCGAGCACGTCGTCGTCGGCCGCGATCGCACGGGCGATCTTGTCGGCCCAGGACTCCGGCGACTGGCGGTCCCACCCGTCGAGCGTGCCGAAGTGGGGCTCGAGCAGACGCTTGGTGTCGTCGAGCATCTCGGTGGCGATGCCGCCGGTGATGACGTGCAGCGTCGTGACCGGCGTGGGCGCCAGCTCGCGCCGCAGCGACTCGGTGAAGGCCGCCACGCCGCCCTTGGACGCCGCGTAGGTGCTCACGGCCGGGAAGTTGACGTAGCCCGAGACGCTCGAGTTGTTGACGATCTTGCCCGAGCCGCGGGCCAGCATGATCGGCAGCAGCCGGTGGGTGAGGTGGATCGTGCCGAGCAGGTTGACCTGGATCAGGCTGTAGATCTGCTCGAGGTCCTGCTCCTCCAGCAGCCCGGCCGTGAACTGGCCGGCGTTGTTGACGAGCACGTCGATGGCGCGCAGGTCATCGCCCAGGCCGTCCAGCCCGGCGTCGATGGACTCGCGCGAGGAGAGGTCGAGCGCGACGGGCACGACCGTGCCCTGCCCGGCCGGGATGGGATCGTAGGCCGAGACGTCGCGCACGCCGGCCAGCACGCGCACCGGCTCGCGCGCCAGGCGCTGGGCGATGGCGCGGCCGATCCCGCGGTTGGCGCCGGTGACCAGGACGGTGATGCCGTGCAGCTCCATGGTCCTGCAGTGTCCCGCACGTGGCCCCGGGCAACGGCGCAGGCGCCAACCCGGCGCCCGAGCGCTCGGCTCAGTCCTCGGCGGGGCCGGCGGTGGGCTTGGAGTACACCGCGCGCCACCACAGCTCGGCGAGCACGCGGATGGACTGGTGGGCGTCGCCGCCGCCCTGGATGAGCTCCAGCGTGACGTGGCGCTCGACCATCGCCAGCAGGGCCTGCGCGGCCAGCCGCGGCGGGATGTCGGACGGCGCGATGCCGCGGGCCTGATCGCGCGCGATGCGCGACACCGCCCCTTCGACGAAGCGCACGACGTAGGGCGCCCACTGCGGCGGGAGCCGATCCTCCTCGCCGGAGAGCATGGCCGCGAGCGTGAGCACGTGCGCGTTGCTGTCGATGACCTTGACGGCGCGGGCCAGGCCGCGGCGCAGCTCGGCCCGCGGGTCCCCGGTGCCCTCGAGGTACGGCGACGCCGCCTCGTACATGTCCATGAACGCACGGGCGATCAGCCGGTCGACGAGCGCGCGCTTGTTCGGGAAGTAGAAGTACAGCGCCGTGCGCGACGTGAAGGCGCGCCGGGCGATCGTGTCCATCGTCAGCCGGCGGTAGGGCGTGTCGGCCAGCGCGTCGCGCGCGGCGTCGAGGATCGCCTCCTCGGTCGCGTTGCGCGACTCACTGCCCAATGGCTCGCCGGCCGGGTGGGTCACTCCATCACGCGCCCAGCTCCAGGACGTGCGCGATGCGGTCGCGCGTGTCCTGCGGGGCCACGACCTCGTCGACGAACCCGGCCGCGGCGGCGATGCGCACCGGGAGGTGCTCGGCGGCGTAGGCCTCGGCCAGCAGCGCGGCGTCGGCACCGGCCTCGATCTCCCGGCGGCGGACCAGCTCGACCGCCTGGCGCGCGCCCATGACGCCGATCCTGGCGTCCGGCCAGGCGAGCGTGAGGGTGGCACCGAGGTCGCGGGAGTTCATGACGATGTGCGCCCCACCATACGCCTGCCGCAGGGTGACCGTCACCCGAGGCACGGTCGCGCGGGCGAACGCGCGCAGCAGCGACGCGCCGTGGCGCAGCACGCCGGCCTGCTCCTGCGTGGCGCCCGGCAGGAAGCCCGGCGTGTCGGAGAGCACGACGAGCGGGATGCCGAAGCGGTCGCACAGGTTCACGAACCAGGCGCCCTTCTCGGCCGCCGCGGCGTCCAGGCAGCCGCCGAGGTAGCGCGCCTGGTTGGCGATGACGCCGACCGGACGGCCCTCGATGCGGCCGAAGGCCACGGTGAGGTTGCGCGCCCACTTCGGCGCCAGCTCGAGCAGCTCGCCGCCGTCCAGCAGCGCCGCGGCGACGTCGCGGACGTCGTAGACCTGCCGGTCGGAGGCCGGCAGCGCGTCGGACGGGTCGTGGCCCGGCGCGTCGGCCGGCACGACCAGCGGCGGCGTCGCGCCGATGCGGTCGGGCAGGAACATGAGCAGCTCGCGGGTGAGCTCGGCGGCGTGCACGTCGTCGCGGGCCACGAGGTGCGAGACGCCGTTGGCGCCGTGCACCTTGGGGCCGCCGAGGTCCGGCGCGCTGATCTGCTCGCGCGTGACGCGCTCGATGATCTTGGGGCCCGTGAGGAACATCACGGCCTCCTGGGTCATCACGACGAAGTCGCCGAGCGTCGGCGAGTATGCCGCGCCGCCCGCGCACGGGCCGCTGATCACGCTGATCATCGGCACGGTGGCCAGCGACTGCGCGCGGAAGATCCGCGCGTAGGCCGTCAGCGCCGCCACGCCCTCCTGCAGCCGGGCGCCGCCGGAGTGCGGGAAGCCGACGACCGGCACGCCCAGCGTGTCGGCGCGCTCGATCGTGCGGGCGATCGTCTCGCCGCCCGCCGAGCCCAGCGACCCGCCCTTGTGGCCGCCGTCCTGCGCCCAGGCGCAGACCGGCCGGCCGCGCACGCGCCCGCTGCCCGCGAGCACGCCGTCGCCGACGGCGGTGCGCATCGGCCGGAACGTTCCCGGGTCGAAGAGCAGCTCGAGCCGTGCCCGTGCTGCGAGGTGGTGGTCCGGTGCGACGTCGAAGACTGCGCTCATGTCAGGCCGCCTGGAGGACGAGGGTTGCGTTCTGGCCACCGAAGCCGAACGAGTTGCTCAGCGCCACCTTGAGGTCGGGCGCCTCGCGGGGCGCGCCCGCGATGTGGTCGGCCTCGCATTCGGGGTCGATCTGCTCGAGGCCGAGGGTGGGCGGGAGGGCGCCGTGGCGCAGCGCCTCGACGCACGCCACGGCCTCGATCGCGCCGGCCGCGCCGAGCGTGTGCCCGATCGCGCCCTTGCAGGAGGAGACCGGCGGGCCGTCGTCGCCCATGACGTCGCGCAGCGCCTTGCTCTCCACCCGGTCGTTGATCGGGGTGCTCGTGCCGTGGGCGTTGACGTAGCCCACGTCGGCCGGGGAGAGGTCGGCGTCGCGCAGCGCGGCGCGCATGGCCTCGATCGCGCCGCGGCCGTTCTCCTCGGGCTGCGTGATGTGGAAGGCGTCGTTGGAGGCGCCGTAGCCGACGACCCGCGCCAGGACCTTGGCCCCGCGGGCCACGGCGTGCTCCTCGCGCTCGAGGACCAGCACGGCCGCGCCCTCGCCCATGACGAAGCCGTCGCGGCGTTCGTCGAACGGGCGCGAGACGCCCTCGCGCGACAGGGCGCCCATGCGCCGGAACGCGGCGAGGCACAGGCCGATGAGCGCGGCCTCCGTGCCGCCGGCGACCACGACGTCGGCGTCGCCGCGCTCGATCATGCGCTTGGCTTCGCCGATGGCGTGGGCGCCCGTGGCGCAGGCCGAAGCGACCGAGAAGCCGGGGCCGTGCGCGCCGAGGCGCATCGCGACCTGGCCGGCGGCGGCGTTGGGCATCATCATCGGGACGAAGAGCGGGGACACCGCGCGGTCGCCCTTGGTGAGCCAGTTCTCGCACTCGATCGCCATGGTCGTCAGCCCGCCGACGCCCGTGCCGATGATCACGCCGACGCGGGCGGGGTCGACCTCGCCCATGAGACCCGCCTCGGCCGCGGCCTCGTCGGTCGCGGCGACCGCCAGCTGGGTGAAGCGGTCGTTGCGGCGCACCTCCTTGGGCGTCATCGAGGTCTCCGGATCGAACTCGGCGCAGGGGGCGATGCCCTCGTCGCCGATCCCGCTGCGGAGCTTCAGCAGCGCGTCGAAGAAGGTGTCGGCCCCGTTGCCCAGCGACGAGACGACGCCACGGCCGGTGACGACGATCGAGCCCATCTACGCGGTCGCGCCCTGGAGGCGCTCGACCAGGGTGATGGCGTCGCCCACGGAGGCGATGCCCTTGAGGTCGGGGTCGGCGATCTGCACGTCGAAGCGGTCTTCGAGCGCCTTGACGAGCTCGACGAGGTCGAGCGAGTCGACGTCGAGCTGCTCCCACGTCGTGTCGGGCTGCGCGGTCTCGGCGTCGGGGACCTTGATCGCGGCGAGCTCGGTGCGGATCGCCTCGAGGATCTCCTGCTGGGTGGCCATGGTGTCGGTTGCTCCTGGTGGTTCGGGGTCAGGGTGCAGAGCGTCAGGCGCCCAGGCCGCCGTCGACGGCGAGGGTCGCTCCGTTGATGTAGGCCGCGTCGTCGCCGACGAGGAAGGACACCGCGGCGGCGACCTCCTCCGGCGTTCCGACGCGTCCCGCCGGGACCGCGCTCTTGAGGTCCCCGGCAAGGTCGTGGGTCATCTCGGTGTCGATGACGCCGGGCGTCACGGCGTTGCACGTGATGCCGCGCTTGCCCATCTCGCGGGCGATGACGCGCGTGAAGCCCAGCAGGCCGGCCTTGGAGGCCACGTAGTTGGCCTGGCCCGGGTTCGCCCGCTCGGCGACGACCGAGGAGATGTTGACGATGCGGCCCCAGCGGGCCTTGAGCATGTCGTCGAGGCCGCGCTTGGTGCAGTGGAACGCGCCGTTGAGGTTCGTGTCGATGACGCGCGTCCAGTCCTCGTCGGGCATGCGGATCGCGAGGCCGTCGGCGGTGATGCCGGCGTTGTTGACGAGCGCGAGGATCTTGCCGAAGCGCTCGCGCACCTCGTCGAACGCTGCCTGGACCTCGGCGGGGTCGGCGACGTCGGCGCGCACGTCGGCGGCCTCGCTGCGCCCGAGCGTCGCGACGGTCCAGCCGTCGCCGCGCAGGCGCTCCGCGATCGCGGCGCCGATGCCGCGCGTGCCGCCCGTGACGACGGCCACGCCCTCGTCACGCCCGGACATCGCGGCGCTCCTTCCAGCTCACGATGCCCGCGCCCCACACGAAGCCCGCGCCGAAGGCGGTCATCGCGATGGTGGCGCCGGGGCGCAGGCGCCCATCGGCCTCGGCCTGGGCCAGGGCCAGCGGGATCGACGCCGACGACGTGTTGGCGACGCGGTCGACGTTCATGACGACCTTCTCGGGCGGCAGGCCCATCTCCGCGGCGGCCACCTCGATGATGCGCGAGTTGGCCTGGTGGGCGACGAAGAGGTCGATGTCGGCCATCTGCAGGCCGGCGGCCTCGAGCGCCTCGTGCGTGGACTGCACCATGCGCGCGACGGCGTGGCGGTAGACCTCACGGCCCTCCATGCGCAGCTTGCGGTCCACGTTGTCGGCGTAGAGCAGGTCCCCCTGCTCGGGGTCGCAGCCCAGCACGAAGCGCGGGCAGCCGCGGTCCAGCTCGCCCGCGGCCACGACGACCGCGCCGGCGCCGTCGCCGAAGAGCACGGCCGTGCCGCGGTCCTCGAGGTCGGTGAGGCGGCTCAGGGCCTCGGCGCCGCAGACCAGCACGACGCGCGCACGGCCGGTCTCGACGAGCGCGGCGGCCTGGTCCAGCGCGTAGAGGAAGCCGGCGCAGGCGGCGTTGAGGTCGACGGCGGCCGCGCCGTGGGCGCCGATGAGCCGGGCGACCTCGGGGGCCAGGCCCGGCGTGACGCGATCGGGGGTGATCGTCGTGACGATGATCTGGTCGACCTCGTCGGCGGTGCGTCCGGCGTCGCGCAGGGCCGCGAGGCACGCCTCGGCGGCCAGCGGGGCGATCGGCTCGCCCTCGGCGAGCCAGTGGCGGCTGCGGATGCCGGTGCGCCGGACGATCCACTCGTCCGTGGTGTCCAGCGTGGACTCGAAGTGGTCGTTGCCCACGACGGCCTCGGGCAGCCCGATGCCGACGCCGAAGAGCCCGGCGACCGTCCCCTTGGGCAGCGGGCGGCCCAGGCGCCGGCGGGGCGCCACGCCGACGGGCGCGCTGTGGCCGAAGCGGTGGGTCGGCGTGGTCGTCGCCGCGCTCGTGGAGGTCTGGACCGCCATCAGGCCGTCGTCAGGGTTCGCTTGACAAGCCCGGTCAGGACGGCGCCCGGACCGTGCTCGACGAAGCGCTCGACGCCCGCGGCTCGCAGTGCCAGCAGCGTCTCGCGCCAGCGCACGCCGCGCAGGAGGTTGGCGCTGAGCTCGCGGCGCACGTCGGTGAACGGGGCGGCGGTGCCGTTGCCGTAGACGGGGAACGCGCCGGGCTGCAGCTCCACGCGCTCCAACGCCACCCGCAGGCGCTCGGCGGCCGGCTCCATGAGCGGGGAGTGGAACGCGCCGGAGACGTCCAGGCGGCGGGCGCGGGCGCCGGTCTCCTCCCGGGCGGCCTCCTCGGCGGCGGCCACCGCGTCGGCGGCGCCGGAGAGCACGAGCTGGCCCGGGGCGTTGTCGTTGGCGATCGTGAGGTGCAGGCGGGCGGCCAGGGCGCGCACGGCGTGGTCGTCGCCGCCGAGCATGGCGACCATGCCGCCCTCGGCCAGCTCGCCCGCGTCGGCCATGGCGGCGGCGCGCTCAGCCACGAGGCTCACGGCATCGTCGAAGCGCAGGACGCCCGCTGCGACCAGGGCCGCGTACTCGCCGAGCGAGTGGCCCGCGGCCGCGCGGACCTCGGCGGCGTCGTCGGCCTGCTCGTGGCGCCAGATGTCCCACGCGGCCACGCTGCAGAGCAGGATCGCGGGCTGCTGGAAGCGGGTTCCCTCGTGCAGGCGCTCGAAGGGGTCGAACCCGAGCAGCTCCAGCCCGCGCTCGAAGGCGGGATGGCCGCGGTACGGCTCGTCCATATCGGGCGCATGGCTGCCCTGGCCCGGGAAGATCGCGGCGATCGATGGCACTGCCCATACGTAGCGTGGTTTGCGCCCCAGGTTTCCCGATCTCGACACCGGCGTGCAGAGTGTCGAATCCCGCCTGGCGCACCCGTTCAGGTGGAGGAACCCGTGCTAGGACGTCGCAGCGTCGAGCCGGGCCTGCGTGCGCATCTCGGAGAGGATGCGCTCCAGCCGCGGCTCGGTCTCGGTGTCCACGTGCGTCATCGCGGCCCCGACGGCCGGGTGCACCGCGCTGATCGCGCGGTGCATCTCGTGCGCGACGGCGCGGTAGCTCGGGTGCCCCTCGCGCCCGGAGCGCAGCTCGATGAGCTGCATCGCCTCGCGGGCGTTGAGGTCCAGGACGTAGCGGATCCGGTATCCCAGGCACAGGGCGTAGGGCGCCGCGCGGTGCTGCCCGGCGTCGGCGAGCGCCTGCCAGGCGGCCCGCGAGGTCTCGTAGGCGCGCCGGACGTCGTCGCCGCAGCCGGCGGCGTCGACCTCCTCGGGCACGCCCGCCCCGAGGTGTGGGGTGAGCTGCTGCCACTGGACGGTCAACATCCGGTGGCGCTGCAGGTCGCGGAAGGCGCCGTAGTCCGAGACGATCTCGAAGCGGTAGCGCAGGGCCTCGAAGCCGCGGCCGGGCCGGTGGCGCCGGTTGGCGCGGGTGCCGACCAGGTCGGCGAGCATCGCCGCGCGCTCGTCCGCCGCCAGGGCGGCGAGGCGGATCCGCGCGGCCTCCTCCCCGACGCCGGTGGCCTCGAACAGCAGCGCCGCCAGCAGCGCGTCCTCGTCGCCGTCGACATGCAGCAGCCGCACCGACGAGCCGCCCTCGCCGTCCCCGGTCCCGCGCTCCAGGCCCAGGCGCGCCGCCCACCGCGCCGCCGCGGCGTCGCGCTCCTGCAGATAGGCGACCCACTCGCCGCCGCGGTCGGGGCGCTCCACGCGCGCGACGAAGGACGGCATGACGGCCTGGACGGCCTCCAGGATGCCCTGCCCGTAGGCCCGGGCCTCGGGCAGGGGATGGGCCAGCAGGTGCAGGATGAGCTGCTCGTAGCTCTGGCCCGAGGCGTAGATGCCCATGTGCGACAGCGCCGCGGCGGGCAGCACGCCGCGCAGGAGGTCCAGCGCCT from the Baekduia soli genome contains:
- a CDS encoding SDR family NAD(P)-dependent oxidoreductase, translated to MELHGITVLVTGANRGIGRAIAQRLAREPVRVLAGVRDVSAYDPIPAGQGTVVPVALDLSSRESIDAGLDGLGDDLRAIDVLVNNAGQFTAGLLEEQDLEQIYSLIQVNLLGTIHLTHRLLPIMLARGSGKIVNNSSVSGYVNFPAVSTYAASKGGVAAFTESLRRELAPTPVTTLHVITGGIATEMLDDTKRLLEPHFGTLDGWDRQSPESWADKIARAIAADDDVLGPGGKSALGKLASHLPKVVLDTVSSRSFRR
- a CDS encoding TetR/AcrR family transcriptional regulator; the encoded protein is MGSESRNATEEAILDAARDALADTPYRRLTMDTIARRAFTSRTALYFYFPNKRALVDRLIARAFMDMYEAASPYLEGTGDPRAELRRGLARAVKVIDSNAHVLTLAAMLSGEEDRLPPQWAPYVVRFVEGAVSRIARDQARGIAPSDIPPRLAAQALLAMVERHVTLELIQGGGDAHQSIRVLAELWWRAVYSKPTAGPAED
- a CDS encoding acyl-CoA carboxylase subunit beta, producing MSAVFDVAPDHHLAARARLELLFDPGTFRPMRTAVGDGVLAGSGRVRGRPVCAWAQDGGHKGGSLGSAGGETIARTIERADTLGVPVVGFPHSGGARLQEGVAALTAYARIFRAQSLATVPMISVISGPCAGGAAYSPTLGDFVVMTQEAVMFLTGPKIIERVTREQISAPDLGGPKVHGANGVSHLVARDDVHAAELTRELLMFLPDRIGATPPLVVPADAPGHDPSDALPASDRQVYDVRDVAAALLDGGELLELAPKWARNLTVAFGRIEGRPVGVIANQARYLGGCLDAAAAEKGAWFVNLCDRFGIPLVVLSDTPGFLPGATQEQAGVLRHGASLLRAFARATVPRVTVTLRQAYGGAHIVMNSRDLGATLTLAWPDARIGVMGARQAVELVRRREIEAGADAALLAEAYAAEHLPVRIAAAAGFVDEVVAPQDTRDRIAHVLELGA
- a CDS encoding beta-ketoacyl-[acyl-carrier-protein] synthase family protein; this translates as MGSIVVTGRGVVSSLGNGADTFFDALLKLRSGIGDEGIAPCAEFDPETSMTPKEVRRNDRFTQLAVAATDEAAAEAGLMGEVDPARVGVIIGTGVGGLTTMAIECENWLTKGDRAVSPLFVPMMMPNAAAGQVAMRLGAHGPGFSVASACATGAHAIGEAKRMIERGDADVVVAGGTEAALIGLCLAAFRRMGALSREGVSRPFDERRDGFVMGEGAAVLVLEREEHAVARGAKVLARVVGYGASNDAFHITQPEENGRGAIEAMRAALRDADLSPADVGYVNAHGTSTPINDRVESKALRDVMGDDGPPVSSCKGAIGHTLGAAGAIEAVACVEALRHGALPPTLGLEQIDPECEADHIAGAPREAPDLKVALSNSFGFGGQNATLVLQAA
- a CDS encoding acyl carrier protein, whose amino-acid sequence is MATQQEILEAIRTELAAIKVPDAETAQPDTTWEQLDVDSLDLVELVKALEDRFDVQIADPDLKGIASVGDAITLVERLQGATA
- the fabG gene encoding 3-oxoacyl-ACP reductase FabG, which translates into the protein MSGRDEGVAVVTGGTRGIGAAIAERLRGDGWTVATLGRSEAADVRADVADPAEVQAAFDEVRERFGKILALVNNAGITADGLAIRMPDEDWTRVIDTNLNGAFHCTKRGLDDMLKARWGRIVNISSVVAERANPGQANYVASKAGLLGFTRVIAREMGKRGITCNAVTPGVIDTEMTHDLAGDLKSAVPAGRVGTPEEVAAAVSFLVGDDAAYINGATLAVDGGLGA
- a CDS encoding beta-ketoacyl-ACP synthase 3, translating into MAVQTSTSAATTTPTHRFGHSAPVGVAPRRRLGRPLPKGTVAGLFGVGIGLPEAVVGNDHFESTLDTTDEWIVRRTGIRSRHWLAEGEPIAPLAAEACLAALRDAGRTADEVDQIIVTTITPDRVTPGLAPEVARLIGAHGAAAVDLNAACAGFLYALDQAAALVETGRARVVLVCGAEALSRLTDLEDRGTAVLFGDGAGAVVVAAGELDRGCPRFVLGCDPEQGDLLYADNVDRKLRMEGREVYRHAVARMVQSTHEALEAAGLQMADIDLFVAHQANSRIIEVAAAEMGLPPEKVVMNVDRVANTSSASIPLALAQAEADGRLRPGATIAMTAFGAGFVWGAGIVSWKERRDVRA
- a CDS encoding ACP S-malonyltransferase; the encoded protein is MDEPYRGHPAFERGLELLGFDPFERLHEGTRFQQPAILLCSVAAWDIWRHEQADDAAEVRAAAGHSLGEYAALVAAGVLRFDDAVSLVAERAAAMADAGELAEGGMVAMLGGDDHAVRALAARLHLTIANDNAPGQLVLSGAADAVAAAEEAAREETGARARRLDVSGAFHSPLMEPAAERLRVALERVELQPGAFPVYGNGTAAPFTDVRRELSANLLRGVRWRETLLALRAAGVERFVEHGPGAVLTGLVKRTLTTA
- a CDS encoding FAD-dependent thymidylate synthase, whose product is MDYPVETFSPAERAVLAPHVTNLDRPVFALVNLPETVKGALFARYSRYQGTLRRLFLDEFAESLPGLPAFESGEGRRAADLYDRIFLGYGDDSVAQLGGMHVACEWTSNVLTKVLQRPRLASYLEQSTRYIPYDAPMPAGREGEPRYRYYRDGALGPGYAAAMDEVFGVYAGALPRVRAWLDDEFPGDPSPARTRALGAKALDLLRGVLPAAALSHMGIYASGQSYEQLILHLLAHPLPEARAYGQGILEAVQAVMPSFVARVERPDRGGEWVAYLQERDAAAARWAARLGLERGTGDGEGGSSVRLLHVDGDEDALLAALLFEATGVGEEAARIRLAALAADERAAMLADLVGTRANRRHRPGRGFEALRYRFEIVSDYGAFRDLQRHRMLTVQWQQLTPHLGAGVPEEVDAAGCGDDVRRAYETSRAAWQALADAGQHRAAPYALCLGYRIRYVLDLNAREAMQLIELRSGREGHPSYRAVAHEMHRAISAVHPAVGAAMTHVDTETEPRLERILSEMRTQARLDAATS